In the Vogesella sp. XCS3 genome, CTTTGTCTGGCCGCGCTGGCCACACTTCCTGCTGCTGCCCACGCCGGCCGTCTGGACGACGTGCTGGCTGCGCGGGAAGTACGCGTGTGCATCTGGCCCGATTATTACGGTATCTCCTACCGTAACCCGAAAACACGCCAGCTCAGCGGTGTCGATATCGATATGGCGCAGGGCCTGGGCCGCGACCTGGGCGTGCCTGTGCGTTTTGTCGATAGCTCGTTTGCCAGCCTGATACCCGATATCGAACAAAACCGCTGCGACATCGCCATGTTTGCCATCGGTATCAACCCGGCGCGTAGCGAAAAGCTGCGTTTTACCCGCCCGCACCTGATCAGCGATATTTACGCCATTACCACCAAGAGCAACCGCCGCATCCAGCGTTGGGAAGACATCGACAAACCCGGCATGGTGGTGGCCGTGGCCAAAGGCACGCTGCACGAGCCGGTGATGCGTGAAAAACTGAAGCAGGCCACGCTGCTGGTGACCGACACGCCGCAAGGGCGCGAGCAGGAGGTGGAGTCTGGCCGCGCCGATGTGTTCATGACCGACTATCCGTTTAGCCGCCGTATGCTGGAAACCACCGACTGGGCACGCCTGGTGGCCCCGCCGGCCACCTATCACCTGACCCATTACGCCTACGCCATGAAAAAGGGCGACGATGCCTGGTACGAGCGGGTGTCGCGCTTTCTGGAGCGGGCACGGCAAGACGGCAGCCTGGCTGCGGCGATCAAGCGCCACAAGCTGGACCCGGTGGCCGAGCGCTAGAGCAGGGCCAGCGTGAGTACGTACAGCAGCTTGCAAGCCCGGCTGGGCCTGAATCAGCGCGC is a window encoding:
- a CDS encoding ABC transporter substrate-binding protein → MKYALLCLAALATLPAAAHAGRLDDVLAAREVRVCIWPDYYGISYRNPKTRQLSGVDIDMAQGLGRDLGVPVRFVDSSFASLIPDIEQNRCDIAMFAIGINPARSEKLRFTRPHLISDIYAITTKSNRRIQRWEDIDKPGMVVAVAKGTLHEPVMREKLKQATLLVTDTPQGREQEVESGRADVFMTDYPFSRRMLETTDWARLVAPPATYHLTHYAYAMKKGDDAWYERVSRFLERARQDGSLAAAIKRHKLDPVAER